The nucleotide window ATTTGAGTTTGGTTCTCTGACTGGTAGCGGGTCCAGATTAATAAATTTCCCCCAATATAATTTCATCCCTGGTTTTTGGCACGCTGCCAATATCTACATAAAAACCGAAAGAAAAATGGGTTGACCAACTGATATTGGCACGAGACCTTGAAATTAACTAATAGAGGTAATAATCAAAAACGTGATGATATAGCTCAGTCTGTTTGTTGCTTGTGTAGGCCTGACGAAATTGTTGGGTATACTTCCGGCAACTCTCCTGGGAGAGGGGGTGGTGGGATGTTGAGACGACGACTTTTTTGTGTAATGGTGGTTGTGTTGTCGTTGATACGTGGCCGTATAGCTAATCTCTGCATTGGTGTTGCTCATCCATGGCTGGtttgtgtgaccttgacttgtttgttttttttggcaAGGTATGCGTGCAAAATTAAGTatcaaaataagataaaattcATTTTCGGTTTAGCAACCGCTTGCCAAGACTTTACAAGCAAGATAAATTTATCATGAAAGTGAACCTGACCGACTTACAGATGAATTATGTACTCGATGTGATAAACATGGCGTAGGTGGTTTAAAAATGCAGCACATATTCAATCCAAAAGCAATAATTAACCATCCGACAACGTGGCGTACTTAAATACTTGGATATAGGCCTCTAAACTTGAAAACAATCTCAGTGTTTAATGCAATTAAACAgactttaattcatatttttaaaatttgagatGTCTGAATGGTCTGACCCACCAGTTTGTTCGGCTGCTAGAATAGAAAGGAGGATATGACGTAACTGAGGTTATTTATTACTAGGAGATTTTTAGAGCCGAATATGCACTAAATATTCCGTAAAACAAAGTCCTAATCATGCAATGAATCATCCCCGAGATAAATAGGCGTATTCTTAGACTTAGCTTGAATACGCACTattatatgcaaaaattcaaatCCAAAAATATCCACAAAGTTTTGAGTCCATCGTTGTATGGTTCCCTCATCAGCCTCTTCGACTCGAGAATCGTCGTTATTGTGCCCGGTAGATAATTAAGCAATAGATAAATAAAAGGAAAATACACAacaaaattgtaatttaaagcaGTTCCACCGTCCTCTGACGCCATCAAAATCAATGGTTTATTTGGATTTAGGCATGATagatacattttgtaaattttgttggagtcttttctaATAGTTATggtaaaaatcttgttaaacataaaaatatttcaaacgttGAAGTTgcatatgaataatcaattatgttCCAAAACATGAATCCGTAGGCAATAAAactgttttcattgaattatttatcaaattcattATGCGATGTATTTCCTCTATTTTCCATAGAcattttatatagttttgtaaacaaaaacaagttttatgaaactattatgaatactattatatcattataaccaATTTTTGCTGTTTCAggtaaaattgcaattttctgactttgatatatgattctgtttatgtatatcTCGCATCTTTTAACGTGCAATTATCGATATatcatatttgataatttatttgttttaactttaataaACTGGAATAAATACACTTTCCAtaattttataagataataatGCGATTATGGAGTTACCTTGATACAGGTTGCTTTCCTCTATTCATCAAACTGCGTATCCCATCAGAACTATGGATTTATCATATTTTCAGAAGGTGAAACGTTTGGACTCCATGGAAGATTGTTTTTTGACATATTAGAGGaatgaaaatgaagattttgcATATTAGGTCCTAATTGTTAAAAGACGTATGAAAAGATTGTCTATCGTAattcataaagaaaattataGGTCACAAaccaaaattttattattttcaagcGGAGGGGGGGATTATATGGAAAAATATCTTACATTGAATGCTAACAAGCCTTCTCTTATAGTTGTATCAAAATGGATGAAAGGAgctatcagtaaatataattaaagttttaaaatgtttaaaaataactTTAGTATTAATACTGTAATCAGATACAGAGCATCAGACATCTGCAGTatattgtcgaaatgcgcatctggtgcatcaaaattggtaccgtataggttttacattatgacccctgggtcgaggtctctgctggtggactgttagtccccgagggtctctacagctcagtagctaagtacttcgttactagcttgaaaatacggatgtatgtttaattgctgttataaaatttagaaattcatttcaaaattaaggattatctccctcatgcatagctcttatccttagacgaatttggcttcactgtttttggcacgctgtttttggctatatttagctctaaaatttcacatttatttcggatttcaaacatttcggtcgagcatcactgaagagacattatttgtcgaaatgcgcatctggtgcatcaaaattggtaccgtataagttttacatgtggcAAGGGTTTTACTTCCCTACCAAAGTAGGTCGCCGTGcatgtgttttaaaattaaatgtattttgtacaaaaatcaCAATGAAATTCGCctggttttattttttcaaaatgaactAGATTCGGAATTATGATATCATCAATGAAGTTTTCCTAAAATTACATAGCTTCGGAATTATGACATCATCattcacattttcaaaaatgatagatttcggaattttgacatcataaatgACGTTTGAGCGCAGGCTTAACATACCGAGTCTCAAAGAGAACCAACGCATTTGTATTTGCCTATTCTCCTTCGAATCTACATAGATTGTCAATAACTATCTAGCCTTCCTTCAATGTGCTTTAAATGTACAGTTGGTATTTGACACAATATCTGTATTTTTGGATATCGTTTTCCTAAAAGTTGTCTTTGATAAGAATCACTCCAAAACATACCACTTAGGAGTAGAAATATTAGTTTCTTTCATCCGCATTAGGAAATATTCCCATTTcgcgtccacttctgcttcatatttagaaaTTTGATTGCAAATAGATAatggcaaattaacaactcaactttataacaaacgggattatttcagcttcttcatcgtcaactttccatatttatgtagcaattttccattatcacctgcacatgatgtttacatctctcaactgatacgcgagagcttgttctgcgtacaTGTATGGTTAGTTTTctaatcgaggcaggttactgacaaagtAGTTGATGGtggaggggtttcaacagtcccgtataaagtcagcatttcgcaaattctatggtcgttataacgatctagtttgcaaatacaacctatcattgggtcaaatgatgtttcatgccgattgttaggccgttcttggcacactgatttggacaacgaataactccgtttacctgatcaagatatgcggctcacggcgggtatgattggtcgacaggggatgtttactgctcctaggcacctcatcccacctgtggtatatccaggagtccgtgtttacgcaactcactattttgtattgtataagaaaagttaagataacgaacagtgctcatgtaggagttatgagatatttcactgttcgtgatcttcacctttcatataatagatgtaatttatttgtatttacttttcatttCAGATTCCatcaatgaaatatatcattcaCATCGGTCAAATATCAACTCCAAATACGCGCTGCTGCGAAATTCTTTTAACTACTTTGGAAAACACGTTGAATCTTTTTtcaagaatatatgtaaatcaaGCATTAAAAACAATGAAGTACCAGTGTGGATTGCATTTTCAAGGGAGAATTACATTCGTTTTGATAAAGGTTTGTAACAATTTTCATTTGACCCTCCTTTGTATTTGTAATGTTTTACTCCTATTAGACTGCTTACGTTTCTTTGTTTTTAATCAGGGGAAATGTTATCCGATATCGACAAACGAAACACCATGGCCTGTCAGCTTTGTAAAGATGGTTGTCGATTTGAAGATTGCGACACTGATGTCCGAGAAATAGTATGTTCAAAGGTAAAATGAATGTAGTTGTATAATGTGACCTCGTCTTTGATATATcatttgtttaaattttgtaatagaCAGTGTATTTACTATTTTTACGATATTTACAAAGATGATTATCCTGCGAGACAGACGCAATcgagagaaatattttttgttgagAGGCAAAATTGATAAACTTTTAATGGTTTCAATTCAATAGAATCCCGGCTAGGTTAAGGTCTTCATTGTTTAATGACTTTCGATTATACGCGTTTTCTTTTTTGTTAGCTACATCTCAGTGTGATTAATTTACGAATCATATATGTTTATCTTCATGTTTTTTAGAATAAATCAATCATGTAATGAACGATTTATTTACAGAATTTTGTTTAAAtgtcaattacatgtaattggtaTTTTGCTTAGTAAATTTATCgacaagaaactttgtttaaaaaacatctACCTTTGATTAGACTATATTGACTACCACGAAAACAGCTCTGAAGATGACAGTCACAAAACCCAGCATTTCCAACACcgcagatatctcaaaaactTCAAATGAAACAAGAGAAATCAAAGTAAGGGAGACGACTGAAGAAGGTATTAACTTTAGCGACTGCAAATTTTTCAGTTTTTTCAATCTCCAGAGTACATTTCAAATCTGTATTCATTagcattttacatttattggtAATAGTAAATATGCAGCTTGTATGCGTGATCGAAACTTATGTTGTAAAAACTTATGTTGCATAATATTgtgaatttaaacaaaaacattttggttttttttaacatatcaATATTTAGAATTCTGTCATCGTTGACTTTGCCACAATCTGCCTGACCGTACCAGCATAATGACAGAACGTTACAGCGCTATACTTTTAATTTGTTGCAGTGTCACGGCTTCCTCATAATTATTCTGACCAAACATTGTCCTACATACTGGCGACAACGACATCAACAAACAACGGTAACTATTTTTAtaagtaatatttttttttaaattatgatattgtaatagtaaaaaatattaaacatagaaatatctgaatttgaatATGATCGGCATTAGTACTTGAAGATAAACAAATCACATTTGATGTCATCAATTTTAATTTCGTTTATTAAACGAACCACACAGACAGAAAATCGCTTTCAACTATGTTTTCGGGTGTTCTTGCACTATGCTTGGTAGTTGCAACAAGTTTGGTGTCCTTAGGATTGACAGTTGTTTGCAGAAGGTATGAATAGATGCATTGAATACAATGAGATTGTAATACTTTTCATAACATCTCAAAGTTATCTTATTGTACACTTTTTACGCATTATATAGttacactcacacacacacacacacacacatatatatatatatatatatatatatatatatatatatatactgcttCATCAGATCACAGTGAATACTAAACACTGTAGTTCAATAAAATTTCCAATTGTCAATTATCGGGTAGACTTTTACTGTATCTAATGTAAATTTTGAGCAGAAGGAAACGAGCATCAGCTAAAACTGAAAGAACAGAAAGACGCAAAGCACCATCAACCGGACAAATAAAGCCAATCCCTACAAAGAATTCAAAGATGGACACATTAGCCGAACTTAAAACCTCCGCATATGCATTGGCAGATAACAGtagatttgaacaaaattgtgCCTATGAAAAGGCTGACAACAGCAGATTTGAAGAGTGTGTCTATGACGTGGCAGACAACAGCAAGCTTAAAGAAGAAAGTCCCTATTCTGAAGGGGGAGAAGGACACTATGACCATCTCAGGGACACGACTTCTAGAAGACAAATAGATGAAGATACATATAACCATATCGCACCTGCAGGATACGCCACCATTTCCGAATATGATGTAATGCGAAAAAAGGAAAATGACCAATACCGTCAATCACAATTCCCGACTAACAGTCATGCACATGCTTATAGCTGTGTCACCCTGGAGTTGtatgacaaaaaatggaaatatttaaaaccacAGAAAAGGCTTGGATAAAGACAATGAACGAAAATATCACTGTGACAGTCGCGAAAGGGGTGAAAAATATGGAGGAAATTGCACATTTCAAGACAAGATACACTCCGGCAACATAATTATGAACACTTTTGCTTGCAATAAAAGTGCCCTTGAGAACAACATTATGGTATGCTTGACTTGCACACAAAGAGTtgtacatgtcaaatatatgTAGGACATTCCTAACTTAGAGTTACAAACTTCTAtagtgtgacagacagacagacagattaGAGATCGTATATAAATTCAATGATCGTCGTATAATGCAATGtttattctttttattaaattacaattatgaaattgTTCATATTTGTTTATGCTTTCGAGATTTTATACCAGGGAAATACTCGGTAGTACACTAAACTCACATACCTCTGAATAAATCACATTGCTTAGCTATTCAATGTTACTGAACATCACGAGCTTTACATGACGTGCCATAAAGATTGCAGCAGTCAGGGTTCTCTATTGTACCAATACTTACGTTACACAGATCTCAGTCTTGTAACGAAATTGAACTCAGCCTATAATATGGTAAATGACACTGGGGTTTCAAATTTTCCTATTTTCTTTGCAATCGAGAAAATTTGCCGCGCTATTGAATTTGGCGAAAGTGACCTTTTGCACCAAAATTAAAAGAGCGCAAACGATTTTCCATTTCAAAAGTATTCTTGCAAaagttatatttcattttgttgttAATTTATACCTGAAGAATATGTTTACGTAATGTCAGGGTAGTTTGTAGatatacatacagacagacagacatatacagacagacagacagacagacatatacatacagacagacttGCATACAGATGAATAACGACCTTTTATCATTTGAATAATGCTAAATATACAGGAATCCACTAATTTAGGAAGATTTCAttatctatatatgtatatgtatcatTTGCATCTACAATGCTTGCTCCCAATTATCACTTTGACGTCCCAATATGAGTGaatagagggacgttaaacatcaAACAATTAATCATCACTTTAGTGCATCGAGATGAAGACGTAATGAAGCGTGAGGGTTATCAATACCGACAATTCATGTGGATGTACCTGTATTAcctattttatatttacttaaaacaaaacattggttTCCCAAAACATTACGAGTGCACAATCATTTATTCGACTACATTTGCATATCATCATATCATACTGGGAGATTAAAAAAATCGCCACTTACTAAACGTTCGTAATAAAATAAGTTAAATGTAGTCAGAATCATACCCACGTAAAAACTACTTAACCCCTACGTCAATGCGTTCAGAATTCTGTGTTTTCAAAGGACTTTAAAAGGCGAATTCTGCCTCAGATTTCACTCGGCTTCAGGACGGAGAAATGAAAGGTTGGTTTTCCGAGAAAGAAAGCAGCGTACCAATTTTGGTATTCCTTTTTCAATGTACCCTTGCACAATTAGTACAATTTAGTCCCCGAGTTCGAAATTGATCAGAAGCTATTGAGCGTATGCTGTACAAAAAAGTGGATCAAACCACAAACAAATCGATGGTGCACTAAAATTAATTTGCGCCAATGTCTTGGCACCTCTGCGATAAAATAGGTAGGTGTCAAATTTTCTCATTTTACAGTATCTTAAAGTACCGTTTGAATTCTGTCATAGGCACTTTACATGCCAAACAGGTGAAGTTAGCGAATATTGAtcaatgaaatgtgaaaattacgaacagtgatcaatcttataaatcctatacagaataaagaattaagagtaggacaaacatggacccctggacacaccagaggtgggatcaggtgcctaggaggactaagcatcacctgttgaccggttacacccgccgtgagccctattgttgaccggttacacccgccgtgagtcctattgttgaccggtcacacccgtcgtgagccctattgttgaccggtcacactcgccgtgagttctattgttgaccggtcacaccagccgtgagccaaTCGGTCCAGTGATAGCTTCAATTTGCAAAGTAGATCATTttgacgaccatagaatttgcgaaagcTAATTTTaaacgatttaaaaactgataataCACAGAATAatttcttgcgtatcgaatcagttgaaagacataaacaATCATATACAGGCGAtgatagaatattgctacatagataagGGAAGTTGGCGATGAGGAAGCTGAATTCATTCTATTTGTCAgaaagctgagttgttagtttgcagtTAACATTTATTTGTTCaacaaaatatccaaatatgaagcataTGTGGAAGGCTCCGTGGTGTTtctttatttcgaattcactgggatatatggaactgacatatgaatgaaaatgagcatacaaaaataggtcagatgataaagaagcacaattcgtgcccgtgggaattccgacagactgttggaaaacctgatcaccaaatactacatagatattgtcaatgaggaactccgtCATCTTTTTGAAATCAGATTCCGAGAACTTGTGTTTAGAATCAATACCTGGTCACACATCAAAAAATGCAAATctcaaaaagaaaaagaaaactatGTTTGTTCAGTAAACGCATGTTATTATTTGATGAGGCCATGCTGTGTGTATCCATCACTAGCCTAAGTTCATGTTCCCCATACATTTCCATTTTGAGGcaaatgtaagaaaaaatataacAGTTACAATGAAACTTGTGCAATCCAAATCTGGAATGTTGTGTAAATAGTATATTTACACACATCATGGCATAAAATATTCAAttctaacatttaaaaaatagcaGTATTTGAGATTGTTGTTCGATCCAAAGACTTTTTTTCTAGAACCAAGTACACATctgggttaaaaaaaaaagcttcaCCATACATTGTTCTTTAAATCGTGGTAGAGatactcatatacatgtataaacattaaACATGTAATCGTGATAGAGatactcatatacatgtataaacattaaACATCTAATCGTGGTAGAGatactcatatacatgtataaacattaaACATCTAATCGTGATAGAGatactcatatacatgtataaacattaaACATCTAATCGTGGTAGAGatactcatatacatgtataaacattaaACATCTAATCGTGATAGAGatactcatatacatgtataaacattaaACATCTAATCGTGGTAGAGatactcatatacatgtataaacattaaACATCTAATCGTGGTAGAGatactcatatacatgtataaacattaaACATCTAATCGTGGTAGAGatactcatatacatgtataaacattaaACATCTAATTGTTGTTACCTATGAATAATTTACTTACAGTGCACTTAACcacagaaaaaattaaaacttacCTGTAACATATCGCTGGCCTCATTGCGTTTAAAGAAGTACTTTTTGGATGAATgatcttttagaataagtgatttgatgtCCTTAttttaaactatatcaacatcgcCAGTAAAATGTCCAGCTgtactatagttgaaagaagatgaagaacacgtaggtggattacgtataagatgatctatatctaggcactgcagtTTGTTTATAGTTAAAACGTTTGGATACAATAggagaagtatatttgtaggaaatactgggtgtagaATTGAACTTGAAacaagttggaatacacgactgaacttgTTTATGACGacgaatgttgcttatgttgacggcatctattcatTTGTTTGCAAATTTGAGCTGAAGGAACTGGCGGTAAGATTcagaaggaatatcatccatgacccgcggtggtttaaagagcctgtgattgtcaacatccataatcatagagttcagtcgaTATTCTGGTGTTgtaaaaatccaagtatagactagctttGGCTctttcaaataacgtatgtaaagtgtgcgaatatgatgtgtacctaattgtctgttgacgtaaggtaaaactgaatcaaacgtaacatcatttatacttggtcttttatatgaacgatatCCATCACTGCTTTTCCGTCTCCGAGTATTTGGAAAGAGTTCCATCACATCTACATTTTTTCTTTGTGGATTAGTCAAATTCcctacatcatatacattatcattgcatttatATAGAAATGCAGTATATACATagagtcctgatccagtgatcatCTCGTTctctacgaaaaggggtacttaaGATTGGATTGTTTGTATGATGGCAATTTTTTTCTAGAATTCTGACCCTCAttgacaagatggagtggtcacAAGAATTAAagtgcttgtaaagaagttggttaccatcGTTAccaaaggcgaagataacgaacagtgatcaatctcataactcctacaaggaatacaaaatagagagtttggcaatcACAGActcctagatataccagaggtgggatcaggtgcctatggaAAGCACATATTAGAATACTAGTATATTTTATCATGAAAACGATggtataaatacacatttttttatTCATCATAAAAAGTATATTagataataatttaattaaatatatatatatacatatatatattaaatatttatcaaaatataataattgttCATGtgcaaaatacaaaatgtaatacAAATCTTAGAAGTCGGTAAATACAGTGTAAAAATTTCAGCGATCAGCAGgtatcaacataaacttttttGTCAAAGTGCTCCAATGACAAGGCATCTGAGAATGTTCTTTTGTCCGCCTCCATCTTGGGTCTAATGCGATGACTGCTTTCACGTCAATCAGCATTTCCTCTAGATGTGTGGTAGTGTAGTTCGTTTCAAATGTTTTGATACAGTTATAGATGAAGATAGACCCAAAGTCTTTATAACGATAAGCCTTGTATCCTGAAAGTAgaaactgtatacatgtagactgaTACTGGGTATGTTCTTCAATCTGTAAATTTGATGACACCGAAAACTATacacatgaaaggcgaagaaaacgaacagtgatcaatctcataactcctataagcaacacagaATAGACAGCTGGGCAAACACATCTATACTTACTTTAAGCAGACAGAAACTACGTAATTAGATGTGAAAGATTTAAGAATCGATCAAGTGAATAAAAAGTCCTTATGCTGAAAAGAGCATTAATGAAAACGAGGGGTGAGTTACCTTCTGTGGTGGCGTGAGCGATGAGGATATCTCCATCGGCTGGCACTCTTAGTTTATCGCTGTCCTCGTCATCACTGTCAGGCTGTACCACTGTATCCTGGTGTAACTCGCCTCGACAACATTGAAGGAAAAACACTTTAGGTTTACCTGTCGTACGAAAGATCATTGTGCAATAGACTGTCTGCAAATTTGTGATAACTGTATTTCGTTTAGGTCGGGACAGTAAAAAAAGAACATTTTTATTCCAGCATCAAAATCACCAACTAAGATACGTctgtgtttttcttttaaatgttaTTTTCTTGAGCTTAACTCTTACCTGTAAAATTGGACACTTTATCGTTCTTAAAGTAATTTAAAATTTCTTCGACGGTTATcgtcattttcttttttcctttATCAGCAGTTCTCACTCCAAACTACAAtagaatattttctttattataaaaacacattttgtttacagaaatttttcaatatttgaataatgAACTTACtgatatttgactattttttttatctttaaaacgTAATATTTTCCCTCCATTCCGCtacccaatatatttcaataatacatatttataaagtatatcatttaattaacACCATTAAACAACCAGTAAAAACATTCTATCAATTAAAATACTAACCTGACTTCCGTGGCCCAtcagaaaaaatgtgaaacagTAATAGGCATTTGCATGATCGTTCAGATGCCTCGAGGTCGATTCCAGTACTTCAGTTAGCTCCCCTTTTGTTGGATCTTTAACCACATCACATTCAAATTTTAACTTGCTTTCCATGAAGCCTTTGATATTATTTACATCAATATCTGCCCCTGTTTGAAATGGTACATAGCATcagtatttttgttattattgttatttattCTGTGCATGATATACCacagatattttacaatattgaTGATTTGACCAACTTTAAGATAACAATTCAAAAGTAAAATCATTGTCCTTATTCAAAGAATGAATTTGATTTCAATGTATGTTATGCGCAATAGTACACATCATACTAATCAAATGCGAAGCTGTTTATAAAAAGCGTAATCTGAACTAAGGTATGTTATAACCTGAGAAAGTACTTCACAATCAAATTCATTCCATAAAATCAAATTGATCACttgatttttatgt belongs to Ostrea edulis chromosome 7, xbOstEdul1.1, whole genome shotgun sequence and includes:
- the LOC125655761 gene encoding uncharacterized protein LOC125655761 isoform X1; its protein translation is MESTINRQILHLYLWNFQTTRLLISIAMLYGVCGFTWFEAQNECRLVGQTLGSRSNTTKTFWTSSNKRRSFWIHNLGCCKYSDLDPALRDGAVFDMAYSSAGLCQELCMEQNKKPFLFGIKDQKCVCFKRSTPILPPLNRCKQQCMGTCTSGNGSKCSQYRTYLSAVGGQRNDRFPATYPGCIVIQCTGDTSYKVRHCDSNFASACKIQDSINEIYHSHRSNINSKYALLRNSFNYFGKHVESFFKNICKSSIKNNEVPVWIAFSRENYIRFDKGEMLSDIDKRNTMACQLCKDGCRFEDCDTDVREIVCSKTILTTTKTALKMTVTKPSISNTADISKTSNETREIKVRETTEEVSRLPHNYSDQTLSYILATTTSTNNDRKSLSTMFSGVLALCLVVATSLVSLGLTVVCRRRKRASAKTERTERRKAPSTGQIKPIPTKNSKMDTLAELKTSAYALADNSRFEQNCAYEKADNSRFEECVYDVADNSKLKEESPYSEGGEGHYDHLRDTTSRRQIDEDTYNHIAPAGYATISEYDVMRKKENDQYRQSQFPTNSHAHAYSCVTLELYDKKWKYLKPQKRLG
- the LOC125655772 gene encoding caspase-2-like — its product is MSERSDSLLKTPKSSFKQLDEIAQKTRVTILSQIESHPEGFLATLTLGDVKYTGIGSNKTSAKDKAAAEALEEWKDKATPEKKVEKTPATRINELCQQNIEIKQRYEELEKDGDDFVCKLVMTLDNRENMEEHIGRGRSKKEAKQNAASCGLQKSHILQPFTGGPGIPTEGRCYECKPKQTGYVLVVYFSRNRDWADIDVNNIKGFMESKLKFECDVVKDPTKGELTEVLESTSRHLNDHANAYYCFTFFLMGHGSQFGVRTADKGKKKMTITVEEILNYFKNDKVSNFTGKPKVFFLQCCRGELHQDTVVQPDSDDEDSDKLRVPADGDILIAHATTEGYKAYRYKDFGSIFIYNCIKTFETNYTTTHLEEMLIDVKAVIALDPRWRRTKEHSQMPCHWSTLTKKFMLIPADR